The Rhizobium rhizoryzae DNA segment GAACCTGATAGCCGTCAACGAACAACTGATGCCCATTGCGGTATTCGCCGCTCAACACGGGCGAAAGGTCAAACAGCGCTTCAAGCGCGAACTGGACCACCTCATCAAGGCGCGGATAGTCATAGACAATCACGCCGAAGGGCTTCACCCGCTCTTCAGGTACGCCCCTTGCGCCGTCAACAGTCCGGTTAAAGCGCGTCGGGCGCGGATCTGTTTGCATGACCCGCTGATGCGCAGCCTTGGCCGTCTCGACAAGCGCTTTTTGCACCTGTTCAGCGCAGGCCTTCGCCGCAATCCTGTAGATCTCGACACCGCGCGCCATCAGCCAGCCACCACAAGAGAAATGCGCACCGGCTGATTATCGATCGAACGAATATCTTCCGGTTCGAGCGCGCTTTGAAAACTGCCCTGACCTATCGCGATTTCGTCCCGGTCACTCGGAAGCGAAGGCCAGTCGGCAAAATCGGAAGGGGACAGAATGACCGAGGAACGCGGTTCATTTGCAGCGTGCGCAAGATCTTGAGGAACAAGGCGGCGCACGATGGCGCGCACCGCCTTGTCACCTTGCCCAGCCCGCCGCAGGGTCACGGTTTCGCCATGCGTTTTGATCTGACGATCAAGCATGGCCAAAGCAGTTTCAGGGGTCATATCTGAGAAACCTTGAAGCCGGAAACCAGATTGGCAACCGCATTTTCAACAACGCGGCTCACCTGTTCGGGAAGCGTGTATTCCGTGCGGCCGACGCCATCCACCTGATCAGCTTTGACGAACAGCGAGGTGTCGACCATTCGCAGGATCAAGCGCGCCTCAAGAATGACCGCCTGCTTTAAAGGGTCAGGGATAGCCCCGGTTTCATCGGCATCATAACCGGCGCGGTACCTTATTTTCAGGTAATCAGCGCTGACATTCGGAAGCGGTCCAACCAGGCGAAGCTTTCCGCGAGGGTCAAGACGAAACGCATCTTCGTCGATAGCGGTTTCCGTCCCGTCAGAGACAAATGACACCGCCTCAATCTCGATAACCGGCCCGCAAGGAAGGTGCACGCAATCATCATTTGCCCGTGCAATCAGTTCCAAGGTTTGCGGCCCGATGCACCGTCCGAGAGTGCCGGACGGCCCGTCATATTTGCCAGTGACCGAGGAAATAATCAGGCTTGCGGCCGGATCGCTGGCATAGTCCGAACCGAGTTCGGCAGGCGTCACGATAGGGTCAGGCGGCACGATCACGCGCAAGGCCATGGGTTATTCCTCTTCGTCATCCGTTCCCATGATGCCGTAGCCGTCGCCAACATCGTCTTCGTCCGGCTCGCCTTCATCGGCATTCTCAGCCGTTGCGGCCGGTTGCTTGCCCTCATCCAGAGGCTTGCCCGCCTCGCCTTCCGGCAAGGTATTGAAGAGGGTCGCAAGCGCCGTGGCAGCTGCTGGCGTTACCGAGGTGGATTCCACGACTACGCCTGCAGCGGGATCGACAAGCGGAAGGGTTCCGCTCGCCTGTTCACCTGCCTCGCTTTTGGTCGAAGGCGGCGGGTCAACCTTCTTTTTGTAGTCACGCGGCGCGCGAGGTTTCGGCGCGGCTGTGTTTTCCTTTGGTTTTGGTGCTGGCGTCGGCACATCGGCCGCCTTGGTGACTTCAACCAGGGTCCCGGCCGCAACCAGGTGCGCAACATCGGTAGGATGCGCCTCGCGTGTATCGCCGGGCTTGTAATCCTTGTCGCCAATATGCTCACGCTTCACGAGATAAGACTTGTTCATGTCGGATTTCCTTCCGAAATGGGGAAGGCTCAACACCTTCCCCGCTGGCTTTCAGGCTGGCTTAGGCAACGCGGCCGAAATCGCCATAGACGAAGGATTCGGGGCGATACACCGCGAGCGCCAGACGCTCTTCCGCAAGGATTGTCACCTTGTTTTTCACGAAGTCGTCGTTCTGGAACCCGACCTCGACACGGCTTGCCCACTGGTCGAAGATTTGCGCACCCATCTGGAACGCACCGACCAGCACCTTATCCACCGTCATGGCTTGCGTTGCCACGACAGGCAGGCCCCACAGCGTTGGCGCAATCGAACCTTGCGGGTTGCCGATGATATAGCGGCCGGTCGTATCCTTCAGGGTTTCGATCCAAGCCCAATCAATCGGGTTAAGAACAATGCCGGTTGCCGGATATTCGGCAAGAACAGCCTGCAGCATCATCAGGCGGATCTTGTCGATGCTGGTTTCATCGTCCAGCGTAATAGGTGCGGCATAAGCGGAAGCTTGCGGAACGATACCGGCAAGGTTCTCGCCAGTGCCGTCACCAAACAACAGTTGCTGTTCTTCCTTCAGCTGCAGGCCGTAGATAAGCCGCTGATCGATCATCGAACGAACCTGCGCGAAGTCCGACAGGATCTGTTTCGAGGCACGGAACCAATGCGCAATCACCTTGGTCGTAACGTCCTTGTCGTCCAGCTTGATATCCGAATTCGGCTTCAAGCCGCCTTCAGCCACCATACCGGCGTTGTTGGTGAAGCCGGTTTCCTTGACGTACTGGATCAACGGCCCATCCGTATTCCCAGGCGTCAAAAGCTGGCGAATAGTCATGCGGCGTTGCGGAAGGCCCTGCACGCCGGGAAGACGCGTCGGCGCAATGCCAGCACCCGCCGAACCGGCCGCGTCAGTCGTCGCGGTCGTAATATCTGCCTTGACCGGCATATTGACCGAGACACCGCCGCGCGGCGATTCAGCCATAGACTTGAACTCAGCCATGGCGGTGAACTTCTCGCCAAGGGTCTGGCTAGCGGTTTCGTCCGGCTGATTGCGCGCGGCCTTTTGCGCCAGTTCGGCAACCTGTTCAGCCAGACCGTTCAACTTGGTCAAGGCTTCATCCGCCTTTTCCTTTACGGAAGCGCTCAGTGCCTCGCCTGCTTTGGCCTTGTTCAGCGCGTCTTCTGCAATGCCTTTGACGGCATTCATCGACTCGTCAAATTTGGCCCTGACATCTTTCGCAAGCTGTTCGGCCGAAGGGTGGCCACCGCCGTCACGCAAATAGCGACCGGCCATCCGTTCGTTTGCAGTCATTGCACCCAAAATGGATGCAGCCGCGATAAAGCGTCTGTTCTTCATCATCTCAAACTCTTTCGTGGGTTTAGTTGCTGAGAAGCGCGCGCATGAATGCCGCGCCATCATCCGCCTTTTCGCCTTCGGACTCGCTCCGAATAGCCTTTGCATAACCGTGCGAGGCGATTGCCACGGCCATGCTTTTCGAGATTCCTACCTCTCGCAGGACGTTCTCAAATTCCTTGATCGGCATGGGATCGCCATCACGCAAGCGCTTGACGAATTCCTCTGTACGTTCCGATTTCACACCTTCAATCCGGGCGCGTCGGTTCGCCGGGAAGGTGACAGGCGAGATCTCATAGAGATCAAGTTTCTTCAGGAGGCGAATATTGCCTTCCTGATCTGTATCAAGCTCGCGATAGCCGATGGATAGACCACCAATCGCGTTGTTCTTCGCCAGCGAGTAAACTTCGCGGGCGCGCTGGATATCCATCAACAGCCGCCCCTTACCCCAAAGGCCCTTGGCATCTTCTGCCAGATCTTCCCAAACGCCGATTGGACTGTAAGGATCATGGTTCCAGAGCATAAGGACGCTCGAACCTTCGCGCCGATGCTTGGCAAGGCTTTCGACAAAGGCCCCCGGCACAACCTTCTCGCCGTAGGAATCCACGTTGCCGAAGATCGAGCCATAACCCTCGAATGTGCCTTCCTCTGTCAGGGACTTGATATCCAGCTTGAAATCTTTGGTTGTCACGGCTTTTGTCCCTGTTCTTCGGAGATCAGTTCGCGGATGGCCTCACGGTCAATTTCCGTGATCGGCTTGTTTTGCATCTGCATGCGAGGGACATCACCGCCCTCGACATCAGGCAGGTTTTCAAGGGCGCGAACTTCGTTGATCGTCATCGCGCCGATTGCCGTCATGGCCTGATAGAAGCGCGCACGGCCCTGACTATCGCCCCGCAACAGGCCTTCAAGATTGAACTCGATTGACAGGCCTTTGGCCCGATCATCCGAAGTCAACAGTTGCTTTGTCAGCGCTTGTTCGATCCGCTTCAGGCGACGGCGAAGCGCGAACTTCTGAAACGTGAGAACTTGCTGTTCAAGGCTGGTCGGATAACCGCTGCTTTTCTCATTGTGGCCGATCATGAATGGCGGCACACCAAAGAAGCGGCAAATTTCCTCAACCGAATAACTGCGCGTTTCGAGCATCTGCGCATCTTCAGGATTGAGCGATATCTGACTCCAGGATGCGCCACCTTCAAGAATAAGAGGCTTTCCCGCGTTCCTCGCCCCAACGAATTGCGAAGCAATCTTATCTTCGGCAATCGCCCGCTGAGGTTCGGTCAGAAATTTATCGAACTTCAGAACCCCCGAAGGCTGCATTCCATTGGCAAACATCTTGCCAGCAACACGGTCACCGGCCCGCGCAAGGCTGAAGGTGTTCCGCCCGAACTGCAGCGTTCCCATTCCGCCAAGCGGGTTGCCACCAAAGCCACGAATATGGAGCATATTCTTGTCGGTCGCGGTATAGGTCCGCCCCTCTTCGCTCCAACGGTATTCGAGATCCCCGCCCTGCAGACGCCGGACAACCATTGATCCCGGCGCAACTGGATAGAGCCCGATCACCTGACCGCCTACCCGCTCAATTCGGGCATAAGCGTTGCCCCACAGTTCAAGCGAGGCTTGTGCAAATTCCCAGAAATCGAGAGCCGTTTGATCGTAGTTCGGGCTCAAGTGCAGGACGCGGTAAAGCGGATGATCCGCCGCAACCTGTTGCCGCCCTTTACCGTCCGGCCGGTAGATCATCACCGGCAGGCTCGCGATTGTACCGGCCAGGAGATTGACGCATGCCCAAACGGCCGAAAGGGACATGGCCGAATTTTCGGAAACGATCTCGCCCGCATCCCCGGCAAGTCCGGACACGCGGCCGGATGCGGCCGCATCCGCGTTGAACCAACGGACAACCGCGCTTTTCAGCCTTGTGGTTAGCTTCACGCCGCACCTGCCAATCTCTTGAAATAATCGTCCATGCCGCCATCACGTTCGCGGCAGAGAGCCATTCCGACAGACATAGCCAGCGAGACCATGCCATCTATTCGGCCAAAGGCTTTGCCCTTGTCGAACATGCGATGACCCGTGCGGTTTTCTTCGTAGACGACACTTGCCGCGCACAAATCCAACATCGGGCTGTGATCGATGAAAATGCGCTCTTCGTAGATCGCGTTTTCCAGCTTGTTGATGCTATCGGGCATCCACAAATAGATTTCCTGTTCGCCGTCCGGCGCATCCTTGTCTTTCTCAAGAATGCGCTTCTGAAAGCCTTGAGGATGGATAACCAGCGGAAGCGAAATCCCTTGGTCACTCAACTGTTCTGACAGCTGCTCAAGCCCGTATTGGTCGCCCGCGATTTCGACAGGCGCGAACTTTGCGTTGATCTCGCCAAGCGCCGAAGCAAGCCATGCATACTTCAGCCGCTCGCCCGGAACCGCCTCGATATGCCCTTGATCACGCCAAAGCTCATAAGGGGCTTGGTCCTTCCCCGCCCGATCCTTGAGTGTATCGGCTGGCGTCCAGAACCATGTTTTACTCACCATGATTTCCGCGTCTTTGGTCGCATCAATCAACCAGGTCAAAGTCAGCGCGGTAAAATCTCGCGTCTTGGACAGGTCAAGCCCGCCATAGCAGGGATAACCGCCATCCTTCAGAGCCTGCAGATTGAGAGACTTCCGGCACTTCACCCACGCTTCGCGCCGGATTGCCGCGTTGACGGATTGCGTCCATTCGCAAAAGTGCAAACGCGCGATACCGTTACGCTTTCCAGGCATCTGCTTTGCCTGATCGACAACGCCGCGAAGATACTCTTCCGTGATCGTCGCGCCTAAGAGCGGATTGGCCTTGATCCAACAGGACGGATCATTTTCCCAATCGTCGCCTTCGTCGAGTGAACAGACAAAGGCAAACGTCGTGTCGTCCTGCTTGATCCCGGCCGCAACCTCGACAGCATGAGTATGCTCTTCCCAGCAGATCGATTTACGGTCGGAACCGGAATTGGTCGCCATGACCAGAAGCGGACGTTCGCGGAATTTAAAGCCGCGTTCCAGCATTTCGATAACGTCCCGATTCGGATGTTCATGCACCTCATCACAGAGCGCGCACGAAGGTCGCGGCCCGGATTGCGCCTTGTCCGAAGAGATCGGCTTGAATATCCGCTTGTCACCGGACTTGCCTCGATAGGACAACTGCCAAGGATGCTCATCACCGGAAATGCGGATGCGGTTCAGCTTGGTTGACTGCTGGACCATGGCAACCGCATCACGGAACAGAACTTGCGCCTGTTCCTTCTTTGCAGCGGCCGCGTAGATTTCCGCGCGAGGCTCACCATCGGCAACCATCATCATGATACCGATACCAGCCAGGAGCGGTGATTTTCCGTTGCCCTTGCCTTCCTCATCATAGAAGCGGCGGAACCGTCTCAATCCGGTTTCGGCCCACTTCCAGCCGAACAGCGATCCGATGCGGAAGGCTTGGCTTGGATGCGGCTTGAACGGGATGCCTTCGAACTGACCGCCGTTCAGGCAAAGATATTTCGGAAACCAGGCAATGCGCTTTTTGGCTTCATCCAGATCCCAGAAGAGCCCGCGCGCCGGACCATCGCGAAGATCTAGCAGATGGCGGCGGCACGCATTGCGGACGTGCGGGCCTGCAATGACTTTGCCCTTGAGAACATCAGCGGCCCACGCCGTAACCGGATCTTCCTCATAAGAGATTTCCGGGATCTCGATATCAATCAAGCTCGTCAGGGTCGAACAATCCAAGCTGGCCATTGCCTTGCAAGCCTCTTTCCGCCGCTGGCGTCATGCCGAAGTCAGACGCGAGTTGGCGAATTTGCCGCCACGTTTCGTTCAGCTGACCGACTTCAGGACGGCTTTTGAACTGCTTGCCGTTGCGGGTCATGCTTTCGTAGGTTTCGCCGTTGTCGCTGATATCGACGCGCAAACGCTCGTGCCGGTCGATGGTCCAACACAGCTGTTCGAACATGTAGGCGTTGGTTTCATTCAGCCGGTTCTTGCGAGGGTCGCAAAGAATAGGCGCGAGGCGATCCCAGATCGCGGAAACCGTGAAAGACAGACCTTCAGGCTTCAGTTCTTCAGCGCGAGCCCGCGCGCGTTCCTCAAAGTTCGCGCCTTTGCCTTCTTCAGAGGTCAGCGGAACAACATTATCGGCTGAAGGCTTTCGACCTCTCATCGTCTAACCTCCTGAAATCACCCATGAAAGTGGCTTTTTGTCTCCAATTTCATGGTTGCACAAAGGAATGCCCCAAGCCGGTGGGAAGGGGTAAGGCCCTCAACTTCGACCCTCCCCCCACCTTTTCAGGGGGTTAGCGTCGGTTCGCGGGGTGCCTTGGGTCTATCGGCCAGCCGTCCAGGCCGGTTGCAGTCGAGAACCCGCGAAGCTCTTCGGCCTGCTTGGTCGCATCGTGGTGCGGCTTGCATAGTGATTGGAAAGGACCATTCCAGAACTTATCCGGGTCACCGTTATGGCGCTCGATATGGTCACAAACCTGCGCTTCCGTGATCTTGCCTTGCAGGCGGCACATGCGGCAAAGCGGCTCGATTGCCAACTGATGCTTTCGGAGCTTTCGCCAGCGTGAGAGGCTATACCAACCTCGCCACGCTTCAGCCGCTTCCGATCTTTGATCTCTGCCCATAACCATAGAACGCAAAAAGGCGACCCGAAGGCCGCCTGATCATTGGACACATTTCACCTAACGCCTAGAACCGCATCCGTTTAAGGACCGTCTAGGCTGGGTTTCGGAACCATCTTTGCCCTGCAACCATCTGGTTAGCTCTGGCAGCGTCTAGCGCTGGCATCTGAGGGTGTAACGATTCCCGAAGTGGCCGTTAGCGAATGACTCTCACAGACGTTGCAGGAAGGCAAGAGGAACGTTTTTTATTTCTCGCTGATAAAGTTCAGACCAGACACGGCAGACAGGGTCACGGGACTTCAACTTAAGGACCTGCAAAACAACAGCTTTCACACCTGAGAACGGTCCATAAATGATCTGAACTTTGTCCTTTTCGCCAATGGTTTTATCCTTCGGCAGCCTGTGGATATCACCAAGATAGAAACCGAGATCCGAGTCTCTCACTTCGTGATATCGCTCGCCAAACCGCAGGAAGTCGAAGACGGATTTAACTTTTCGAAGCCGCTCAAACGCATCGTTGCTTGGAATAAACCGCGCAAACACGTAGCCGACAAAGAACGCCAATTCCACTTCGTACTTCACTCCCTTTGCCGTCCTGCGCTCAACCGTTTCAGTTGGGACCAACGTATCAACGCCACCCTCCATCAATCGCTTGCCCACCGCGATCTCACTTCCATCCCGCACTACTAGGCAAAACCACCGCGCTCGTTCAGGCGAACGGTTCACCAGATCAAGCGAGGCAGGCGCAAGCATAGAACGCATCATGCGCTCTTGGCGGGTCAACCTGCTCTTCTGCCAGTCCGACAGCACAGCCGTTTCAGCTGTTTTCGTATTCTTAGCCCGCATCTTCTCGCCCCTCATTCACAA contains these protein-coding regions:
- a CDS encoding head-tail connector protein → MALRVIVPPDPIVTPAELGSDYASDPAASLIISSVTGKYDGPSGTLGRCIGPQTLELIARANDDCVHLPCGPVIEIEAVSFVSDGTETAIDEDAFRLDPRGKLRLVGPLPNVSADYLKIRYRAGYDADETGAIPDPLKQAVILEARLILRMVDTSLFVKADQVDGVGRTEYTLPEQVSRVVENAVANLVSGFKVSQI
- a CDS encoding phage major capsid protein, encoding MMKNRRFIAAASILGAMTANERMAGRYLRDGGGHPSAEQLAKDVRAKFDESMNAVKGIAEDALNKAKAGEALSASVKEKADEALTKLNGLAEQVAELAQKAARNQPDETASQTLGEKFTAMAEFKSMAESPRGGVSVNMPVKADITTATTDAAGSAGAGIAPTRLPGVQGLPQRRMTIRQLLTPGNTDGPLIQYVKETGFTNNAGMVAEGGLKPNSDIKLDDKDVTTKVIAHWFRASKQILSDFAQVRSMIDQRLIYGLQLKEEQQLLFGDGTGENLAGIVPQASAYAAPITLDDETSIDKIRLMMLQAVLAEYPATGIVLNPIDWAWIETLKDTTGRYIIGNPQGSIAPTLWGLPVVATQAMTVDKVLVGAFQMGAQIFDQWASRVEVGFQNDDFVKNKVTILAEERLALAVYRPESFVYGDFGRVA
- a CDS encoding HK97 family phage prohead protease; its protein translation is MTTKDFKLDIKSLTEEGTFEGYGSIFGNVDSYGEKVVPGAFVESLAKHRREGSSVLMLWNHDPYSPIGVWEDLAEDAKGLWGKGRLLMDIQRAREVYSLAKNNAIGGLSIGYRELDTDQEGNIRLLKKLDLYEISPVTFPANRRARIEGVKSERTEEFVKRLRDGDPMPIKEFENVLREVGISKSMAVAIASHGYAKAIRSESEGEKADDGAAFMRALLSN
- a CDS encoding phage portal protein, with translation MKLTTRLKSAVVRWFNADAAASGRVSGLAGDAGEIVSENSAMSLSAVWACVNLLAGTIASLPVMIYRPDGKGRQQVAADHPLYRVLHLSPNYDQTALDFWEFAQASLELWGNAYARIERVGGQVIGLYPVAPGSMVVRRLQGGDLEYRWSEEGRTYTATDKNMLHIRGFGGNPLGGMGTLQFGRNTFSLARAGDRVAGKMFANGMQPSGVLKFDKFLTEPQRAIAEDKIASQFVGARNAGKPLILEGGASWSQISLNPEDAQMLETRSYSVEEICRFFGVPPFMIGHNEKSSGYPTSLEQQVLTFQKFALRRRLKRIEQALTKQLLTSDDRAKGLSIEFNLEGLLRGDSQGRARFYQAMTAIGAMTINEVRALENLPDVEGGDVPRMQMQNKPITEIDREAIRELISEEQGQKP
- a CDS encoding terminase large subunit, producing the protein MASLDCSTLTSLIDIEIPEISYEEDPVTAWAADVLKGKVIAGPHVRNACRRHLLDLRDGPARGLFWDLDEAKKRIAWFPKYLCLNGGQFEGIPFKPHPSQAFRIGSLFGWKWAETGLRRFRRFYDEEGKGNGKSPLLAGIGIMMMVADGEPRAEIYAAAAKKEQAQVLFRDAVAMVQQSTKLNRIRISGDEHPWQLSYRGKSGDKRIFKPISSDKAQSGPRPSCALCDEVHEHPNRDVIEMLERGFKFRERPLLVMATNSGSDRKSICWEEHTHAVEVAAGIKQDDTTFAFVCSLDEGDDWENDPSCWIKANPLLGATITEEYLRGVVDQAKQMPGKRNGIARLHFCEWTQSVNAAIRREAWVKCRKSLNLQALKDGGYPCYGGLDLSKTRDFTALTLTWLIDATKDAEIMVSKTWFWTPADTLKDRAGKDQAPYELWRDQGHIEAVPGERLKYAWLASALGEINAKFAPVEIAGDQYGLEQLSEQLSDQGISLPLVIHPQGFQKRILEKDKDAPDGEQEIYLWMPDSINKLENAIYEERIFIDHSPMLDLCAASVVYEENRTGHRMFDKGKAFGRIDGMVSLAMSVGMALCRERDGGMDDYFKRLAGAA
- a CDS encoding P27 family phage terminase small subunit; this encodes MRGRKPSADNVVPLTSEEGKGANFEERARARAEELKPEGLSFTVSAIWDRLAPILCDPRKNRLNETNAYMFEQLCWTIDRHERLRVDISDNGETYESMTRNGKQFKSRPEVGQLNETWRQIRQLASDFGMTPAAERGLQGNGQLGLFDPDELD
- the nusG gene encoding transcription termination/antitermination protein NusG; the encoded protein is MRAKNTKTAETAVLSDWQKSRLTRQERMMRSMLAPASLDLVNRSPERARWFCLVVRDGSEIAVGKRLMEGGVDTLVPTETVERRTAKGVKYEVELAFFVGYVFARFIPSNDAFERLRKVKSVFDFLRFGERYHEVRDSDLGFYLGDIHRLPKDKTIGEKDKVQIIYGPFSGVKAVVLQVLKLKSRDPVCRVWSELYQREIKNVPLAFLQRL